One window from the genome of Candoia aspera isolate rCanAsp1 chromosome 15, rCanAsp1.hap2, whole genome shotgun sequence encodes:
- the CABP1 gene encoding calcium-binding protein 1 isoform X1 produces the protein MGNCVKSPLRSLSRKKIHHEEKACYKAVQMSEEGPSACERQGSLMVLAQNCAVMHNLLGPACIFLRKGFAENRQPDRELRPEEIEELREAFREFDRDRDGYINCRDLGNCMRTMGYMPTEMELIELSQQINMNLGGHVDFDDFVELMGPKLLAETADMIGVKELRDAFREFDTNGDGEISTSELREAMKKLLGQQVGHRDIEDIIRDVDLNGDGRVDFEEFVRMMSR, from the exons AAGATCCACCATGAGGAGAAGGCATGCTATAAGGCTGTCCAGATGAGTGAGGAGGGGCCGTCAGCCTGCGAGCGCCAGGGCTCGCTCATGGTGCTGGCCCAGAACTGCGCTGTGATGCACAACCTGCTGGGGCCAGCCTGCATCTTCCTGAGGAAGGGATTCGCAGAAAACAGGCAGCCG GACAGAGAACTGCGTCCAGAAGAAATAGAAG AGCTGAGAGAGGCCTTCAGGGAGTTTGACCGAGACCGGGACGGCTACATCAACTGCAGAGACTTGGGCAACTGCATGCGGACCATGGGTTACATGCCGACCGAGATGGAGCTGATCGAGCTCTCCCAGCAGATCAACATGAACC TGGGCGGCCATGTAGATTTTGATGACTTTGTGGAACTGATGGGACCCAAGCTTCTGGCAGAGACAGCTGATATGATTGGGGTCAAGGAGCTGCGGGACGCTTTCAGGGAG TTTGATACCAATGGGGATGGAGAAATCAGTACCAGTGAACTACGAGAAGCAATGAAGAAGCTCCTCGGGCAGCAAGTGGGACACCGAGATATAGAGGACATCATACGAGATGTCGACCTGAACGGAGATGGGCGAGTGGACTTTGAAG AGTTTGTCAGGATGATGTCTCGCTGA
- the CABP1 gene encoding calcium-binding protein 1 isoform X2: protein MGNCVKSPLRSLSRKIHHEEKACYKAVQMSEEGPSACERQGSLMVLAQNCAVMHNLLGPACIFLRKGFAENRQPDRELRPEEIEELREAFREFDRDRDGYINCRDLGNCMRTMGYMPTEMELIELSQQINMNLGGHVDFDDFVELMGPKLLAETADMIGVKELRDAFREFDTNGDGEISTSELREAMKKLLGQQVGHRDIEDIIRDVDLNGDGRVDFEEFVRMMSR from the exons ATCCACCATGAGGAGAAGGCATGCTATAAGGCTGTCCAGATGAGTGAGGAGGGGCCGTCAGCCTGCGAGCGCCAGGGCTCGCTCATGGTGCTGGCCCAGAACTGCGCTGTGATGCACAACCTGCTGGGGCCAGCCTGCATCTTCCTGAGGAAGGGATTCGCAGAAAACAGGCAGCCG GACAGAGAACTGCGTCCAGAAGAAATAGAAG AGCTGAGAGAGGCCTTCAGGGAGTTTGACCGAGACCGGGACGGCTACATCAACTGCAGAGACTTGGGCAACTGCATGCGGACCATGGGTTACATGCCGACCGAGATGGAGCTGATCGAGCTCTCCCAGCAGATCAACATGAACC TGGGCGGCCATGTAGATTTTGATGACTTTGTGGAACTGATGGGACCCAAGCTTCTGGCAGAGACAGCTGATATGATTGGGGTCAAGGAGCTGCGGGACGCTTTCAGGGAG TTTGATACCAATGGGGATGGAGAAATCAGTACCAGTGAACTACGAGAAGCAATGAAGAAGCTCCTCGGGCAGCAAGTGGGACACCGAGATATAGAGGACATCATACGAGATGTCGACCTGAACGGAGATGGGCGAGTGGACTTTGAAG AGTTTGTCAGGATGATGTCTCGCTGA